In the Malania oleifera isolate guangnan ecotype guangnan chromosome 1, ASM2987363v1, whole genome shotgun sequence genome, one interval contains:
- the LOC131159561 gene encoding serine/threonine-protein kinase ATG1t isoform X1, which yields MKKKKNNIFGKISRNCDEFETMDDFVTGNLSGVVVVVGDFILTTKLGHGPLSTVWKAVHRTRGEEVALKQVYLSKLNPSLKDCLDCEINFLSTVNHPNIIRLFDVFQAEGCIFLVLELCSGGDLASYIQHNGRVQEWIAKRFMQQIGAGLEVLHSHHIIHRDLKPQNILLSIPESNAVLKIADFGLSRIVHPGDRAKTVCGSPIYMAPEVLQFQTYDEKVDMWSLGAILFELLNGHPPFHGRTNVQLLHNIKSSSSLPFSQPVLAGLHPDCVDMCSRLLSVDPVNRLSFNEFHRHKFLKLHLTEW from the exons atgaaaaaaaaaaaaaacaatattttcgGCAAAATCTCGAGGAATTGTGATGAATTCGAAACGATGGATGATTTTGTTACGGGCAATCTCTCCGGCGTCGTCGTCGTCGTCGGAGATTTCATTCTGACGACAAAGCTCGGCCATGGGCCTCTCTCAACGGTCTGGAAGGCTGTGCACAGAACGAGAGGCGAAGAGGTGGCCTTAAAGCAGGTCTACCTCTCTAAACTCAATCCTAGCCTCAAGGACTGTTTGGACTGTGAGATCAATTTCCTATCCACTGTCAACCACCCCAACATCATCCGCCTTTTTGACGTGTTTCAG GCTGAAGGTTGCATATTCCTGGTCCTGGAGCTCTGTTCTGGGGGTGATTTGGCTTCTTATATTCAACATAATGGGAGAGTTCAAGAATGGATAGCCAAAAGATTCATGCAGCAGATTG GAGCTGGTTTAGAGGTACTTCACTCGCACCATATCATCCACCGTGACTTGAAGCCGCAG aatatattgctaTCTATACCAGAGAGTAATGCAGTGCTAAAGATAGCTGATTTTGGCCTTTCAAG AATTGTACATCCAGGTGATCGTGCTAAGACTGTGTGTGGGTCGCCCATATACATGGCTCCAGAAGTTCTACAATTTCAAACTtatgatgaaaag GTTGACATGTGGAGTCTTGGTGCAATTCTTTTTGAACTGCTTAATGGCCACCCGCCTTTCCATGGTAGGACTAATGTTCAG CTGCTGCACAACATCAAGTCATCTTCAAGCCTTCCATTTTCTCAGCCTGTCCTCGCGGGGTTGCATCCTGATTGTGTTGATATGTGTTCCAGACTACTCTCAGTGGATCCTG TAAATCGCTTGTCCTTCAATGAATTCCATCGACATAAGTTCTTAAAATTACATTTAACAGAGTGGTAA
- the LOC131159561 gene encoding serine/threonine-protein kinase ATG1t isoform X4, giving the protein MKKKKNNIFGKISRNCDEFETMDDFVTGNLSGVVVVVGDFILTTKLGHGPLSTVWKAVHRTRGEEVALKQVYLSKLNPSLKDCLDCEINFLSTVNHPNIIRLFDVFQAEGCIFLVLELCSGGDLASYIQHNGRVQEWIAKRFMQQIGAGLEVLHSHHIIHRDLKPQNILLSIPESNAVLKIADFGLSRIVHPGDRAKTVCGSPIYMAPEVLQFQTYDEKVDMWSLGAILFELLNGHPPFHGRTNVQLLHNIKSSSSLPFSQPVLAGLHPDCVDMCSRLLSVDPVNRLSFNEFHRHKFLKLHLTE; this is encoded by the exons atgaaaaaaaaaaaaaacaatattttcgGCAAAATCTCGAGGAATTGTGATGAATTCGAAACGATGGATGATTTTGTTACGGGCAATCTCTCCGGCGTCGTCGTCGTCGTCGGAGATTTCATTCTGACGACAAAGCTCGGCCATGGGCCTCTCTCAACGGTCTGGAAGGCTGTGCACAGAACGAGAGGCGAAGAGGTGGCCTTAAAGCAGGTCTACCTCTCTAAACTCAATCCTAGCCTCAAGGACTGTTTGGACTGTGAGATCAATTTCCTATCCACTGTCAACCACCCCAACATCATCCGCCTTTTTGACGTGTTTCAG GCTGAAGGTTGCATATTCCTGGTCCTGGAGCTCTGTTCTGGGGGTGATTTGGCTTCTTATATTCAACATAATGGGAGAGTTCAAGAATGGATAGCCAAAAGATTCATGCAGCAGATTG GAGCTGGTTTAGAGGTACTTCACTCGCACCATATCATCCACCGTGACTTGAAGCCGCAG aatatattgctaTCTATACCAGAGAGTAATGCAGTGCTAAAGATAGCTGATTTTGGCCTTTCAAG AATTGTACATCCAGGTGATCGTGCTAAGACTGTGTGTGGGTCGCCCATATACATGGCTCCAGAAGTTCTACAATTTCAAACTtatgatgaaaag GTTGACATGTGGAGTCTTGGTGCAATTCTTTTTGAACTGCTTAATGGCCACCCGCCTTTCCATGGTAGGACTAATGTTCAG CTGCTGCACAACATCAAGTCATCTTCAAGCCTTCCATTTTCTCAGCCTGTCCTCGCGGGGTTGCATCCTGATTGTGTTGATATGTGTTCCAGACTACTCTCAGTGGATCCTG TAAATCGCTTGTCCTTCAATGAATTCCATCGACATAAGTTCTTAAAATTACATTTAACAGAGTG A
- the LOC131159561 gene encoding serine/threonine-protein kinase ATG1t isoform X3 yields MKKKKNNIFGKISRNCDEFETMDDFVTGNLSGVVVVVGDFILTTKLGHGPLSTVWKAVHRTRGEEVALKQVYLSKLNPSLKDCLDCEINFLSTVNHPNIIRLFDVFQAEGCIFLVLELCSGGDLASYIQHNGRVQEWIAKRFMQQIGAGLEVLHSHHIIHRDLKPQQNILLSIPESNAVLKIADFGLSRIVHPGDRAKTVCGSPIYMAPEVLQFQTYDEKVDMWSLGAILFELLNGHPPFHGRTNVQPVLAGLHPDCVDMCSRLLSVDPVNRLSFNEFHRHKFLKLHLTE; encoded by the exons atgaaaaaaaaaaaaaacaatattttcgGCAAAATCTCGAGGAATTGTGATGAATTCGAAACGATGGATGATTTTGTTACGGGCAATCTCTCCGGCGTCGTCGTCGTCGTCGGAGATTTCATTCTGACGACAAAGCTCGGCCATGGGCCTCTCTCAACGGTCTGGAAGGCTGTGCACAGAACGAGAGGCGAAGAGGTGGCCTTAAAGCAGGTCTACCTCTCTAAACTCAATCCTAGCCTCAAGGACTGTTTGGACTGTGAGATCAATTTCCTATCCACTGTCAACCACCCCAACATCATCCGCCTTTTTGACGTGTTTCAG GCTGAAGGTTGCATATTCCTGGTCCTGGAGCTCTGTTCTGGGGGTGATTTGGCTTCTTATATTCAACATAATGGGAGAGTTCAAGAATGGATAGCCAAAAGATTCATGCAGCAGATTG GAGCTGGTTTAGAGGTACTTCACTCGCACCATATCATCCACCGTGACTTGAAGCCGCAG cagaatatattgctaTCTATACCAGAGAGTAATGCAGTGCTAAAGATAGCTGATTTTGGCCTTTCAAG AATTGTACATCCAGGTGATCGTGCTAAGACTGTGTGTGGGTCGCCCATATACATGGCTCCAGAAGTTCTACAATTTCAAACTtatgatgaaaag GTTGACATGTGGAGTCTTGGTGCAATTCTTTTTGAACTGCTTAATGGCCACCCGCCTTTCCATGGTAGGACTAATGTTCAG CCTGTCCTCGCGGGGTTGCATCCTGATTGTGTTGATATGTGTTCCAGACTACTCTCAGTGGATCCTG TAAATCGCTTGTCCTTCAATGAATTCCATCGACATAAGTTCTTAAAATTACATTTAACAGAGTG A
- the LOC131159561 gene encoding serine/threonine-protein kinase ATG1t isoform X5 — MKKKKNNIFGKISRNCDEFETMDDFVTGNLSGVVVVVGDFILTTKLGHGPLSTVWKAVHRTRGEEVALKQVYLSKLNPSLKDCLDCEINFLSTVNHPNIIRLFDVFQAEGCIFLVLELCSGGDLASYIQHNGRVQEWIAKRFMQQIGAGLEVLHSHHIIHRDLKPQNILLSIPESNAVLKIADFGLSRIVHPGDRAKTVCGSPIYMAPEVLQFQTYDEKVDMWSLGAILFELLNGHPPFHGRTNVQPVLAGLHPDCVDMCSRLLSVDPVNRLSFNEFHRHKFLKLHLTE, encoded by the exons atgaaaaaaaaaaaaaacaatattttcgGCAAAATCTCGAGGAATTGTGATGAATTCGAAACGATGGATGATTTTGTTACGGGCAATCTCTCCGGCGTCGTCGTCGTCGTCGGAGATTTCATTCTGACGACAAAGCTCGGCCATGGGCCTCTCTCAACGGTCTGGAAGGCTGTGCACAGAACGAGAGGCGAAGAGGTGGCCTTAAAGCAGGTCTACCTCTCTAAACTCAATCCTAGCCTCAAGGACTGTTTGGACTGTGAGATCAATTTCCTATCCACTGTCAACCACCCCAACATCATCCGCCTTTTTGACGTGTTTCAG GCTGAAGGTTGCATATTCCTGGTCCTGGAGCTCTGTTCTGGGGGTGATTTGGCTTCTTATATTCAACATAATGGGAGAGTTCAAGAATGGATAGCCAAAAGATTCATGCAGCAGATTG GAGCTGGTTTAGAGGTACTTCACTCGCACCATATCATCCACCGTGACTTGAAGCCGCAG aatatattgctaTCTATACCAGAGAGTAATGCAGTGCTAAAGATAGCTGATTTTGGCCTTTCAAG AATTGTACATCCAGGTGATCGTGCTAAGACTGTGTGTGGGTCGCCCATATACATGGCTCCAGAAGTTCTACAATTTCAAACTtatgatgaaaag GTTGACATGTGGAGTCTTGGTGCAATTCTTTTTGAACTGCTTAATGGCCACCCGCCTTTCCATGGTAGGACTAATGTTCAG CCTGTCCTCGCGGGGTTGCATCCTGATTGTGTTGATATGTGTTCCAGACTACTCTCAGTGGATCCTG TAAATCGCTTGTCCTTCAATGAATTCCATCGACATAAGTTCTTAAAATTACATTTAACAGAGTG A
- the LOC131159561 gene encoding serine/threonine-protein kinase ATG1t isoform X2 encodes MKKKKNNIFGKISRNCDEFETMDDFVTGNLSGVVVVVGDFILTTKLGHGPLSTVWKAVHRTRGEEVALKQVYLSKLNPSLKDCLDCEINFLSTVNHPNIIRLFDVFQAEGCIFLVLELCSGGDLASYIQHNGRVQEWIAKRFMQQIGAGLEVLHSHHIIHRDLKPQQNILLSIPESNAVLKIADFGLSRIVHPGDRAKTVCGSPIYMAPEVLQFQTYDEKVDMWSLGAILFELLNGHPPFHGRTNVQLLHNIKSSSSLPFSQPVLAGLHPDCVDMCSRLLSVDPVNRLSFNEFHRHKFLKLHLTE; translated from the exons atgaaaaaaaaaaaaaacaatattttcgGCAAAATCTCGAGGAATTGTGATGAATTCGAAACGATGGATGATTTTGTTACGGGCAATCTCTCCGGCGTCGTCGTCGTCGTCGGAGATTTCATTCTGACGACAAAGCTCGGCCATGGGCCTCTCTCAACGGTCTGGAAGGCTGTGCACAGAACGAGAGGCGAAGAGGTGGCCTTAAAGCAGGTCTACCTCTCTAAACTCAATCCTAGCCTCAAGGACTGTTTGGACTGTGAGATCAATTTCCTATCCACTGTCAACCACCCCAACATCATCCGCCTTTTTGACGTGTTTCAG GCTGAAGGTTGCATATTCCTGGTCCTGGAGCTCTGTTCTGGGGGTGATTTGGCTTCTTATATTCAACATAATGGGAGAGTTCAAGAATGGATAGCCAAAAGATTCATGCAGCAGATTG GAGCTGGTTTAGAGGTACTTCACTCGCACCATATCATCCACCGTGACTTGAAGCCGCAG cagaatatattgctaTCTATACCAGAGAGTAATGCAGTGCTAAAGATAGCTGATTTTGGCCTTTCAAG AATTGTACATCCAGGTGATCGTGCTAAGACTGTGTGTGGGTCGCCCATATACATGGCTCCAGAAGTTCTACAATTTCAAACTtatgatgaaaag GTTGACATGTGGAGTCTTGGTGCAATTCTTTTTGAACTGCTTAATGGCCACCCGCCTTTCCATGGTAGGACTAATGTTCAG CTGCTGCACAACATCAAGTCATCTTCAAGCCTTCCATTTTCTCAGCCTGTCCTCGCGGGGTTGCATCCTGATTGTGTTGATATGTGTTCCAGACTACTCTCAGTGGATCCTG TAAATCGCTTGTCCTTCAATGAATTCCATCGACATAAGTTCTTAAAATTACATTTAACAGAGTG A